A stretch of Toxoplasma gondii ME49 chromosome V, whole genome shotgun sequence DNA encodes these proteins:
- a CDS encoding surface antigen repeat-containing protein (encoded by transcript TGME49_213392) — protein MSSGLWQIFKRKGKDGGEAETKATKAHMGEENKMYYNEKLKRWVVRGEEHLVEQEQLPPPPPTAAALQKPGNSDAGAALPSAGPRSFARGRTARSLYTATPGLSVRPAATSTAASLPKPAFVLPPFAASRLAVCPPSLSQEAQASSLPPGTSEEDRANAPPGSRDNVGERLGFDAAAKVCGDAGSTAKTGQDSSLGESVLKGENLSEQQTPDPSLPVFSSSPVSASAGLSQAAAAGGARSRNHSGLDFEGGGSSDGVHLGGSTVSREPRSPCLSERKRTQPSCCEGQSDGQGIHVEGSGSSPCVAPETSIASPFGLPGDPASVSLSPPLPQSLSTPGPAQAPAAALMPSSPRLNADAFPADGDLSFPTAFVASQPADGAGQASSREETFSLHASGRPRGGLSVALESSSGDEEETSSVTLDDSSEGSLSWRDTWRPAEEAVGYTHRRVSGGETADAASPQFARRELVRDRQQRTRGDAALERPDCSRGRRAGSPEAAGILQTPAYAAALKEWMEEPSCPREVDLGHTPEGEQTQPDGEGRPEESRSVDAGLAGARSEAKVSGHPGEVSGHPNEEMSQWTEAAIPETESNRISSPLHAPVPAELAGGQGSQQVPPPEPLCSQPVQCLDTPEVIEEDLVLQDPWSPDRVGPREGGNATRESEFPEDFRGVSEPFSPSPVEASLSVAGAGLSQIAPSASSCASVASLAPSAASPPSHFYSTELGTEASPKPTSLGEEPAFQGTAFHDDRGTRFGESPVARAPAVALPAVSILGRLDGFRDEPSPLGTHRTQIFHLADADDAGVGASSVLSPGGFALEPQDEAGEQSRLRVEAQAAQGEFAGQLGSSPPANAQSSWGDENGEAKPPALDGVDWFYRSDAAGEKHMQEQALAQAQRAAFSSDFEVAESASVFCEDAGLQREGVIAAFSASVEELERTSGTALEQLQEQRRLRLELERKNTLLQRQLHAVLVLLSRFSLSGQDRRRLLHLLQPAASPKSELMHATLNPSQREETREDPEDAGDRHLEGAVAAWTEAKGEKAVNCLESEVAALAGWSNGRGEDRDWMVTKDVLDEEGRHQAGRCLSQHTIDAAQLSGDEEDADFDADLVEADEVREAFNTLTQLLASQLEMQSASRAELEVCQAEAEGYLLLVEEQQKQVIEPLCRRVAELQREHAEEKRQTTQLRQAQEELLRRYEGAAVATEDLCMEVARSRAELATKASLVARLEAEVQEQQTRVRDFRDALDAKERELENAAGALRGLHVQLDSERNQRMQSEEEQRRREREAAEHHEAVTKALAREKDSEALSRQQETQELRAEIEKVQARLERVHGELEGARESLRSAREEAEHHAAEKASLKEKEMHLQEEWNRHVTSLTDELEAVRAMHASEKAQLSEAHHATEHAFATFRQDAARREEEREQEIQQLRDAMKKVEEDQRGSLQPEKAKQLELELDAARAETDSLRREALELRDAAECLRMQLETARADQQQAAAAFEDRLRRAVDEEKEAYFAERRRVEATHAEALTSLRAELSREQADRAAHEKLAEELKACKCALARERGEKEEAARAWQEELTLATRRQEEQEEEMKNKQAEIDVLNAMQDELQEQLEELRSRCSQLSAKEEEAPRGRDDEMAYMQRQLAETVEEKGRLASELATVREVYAQQSEEQKKQLEDLALSLQASEREVADLQRRLEAVTLDVERQQQEAKAEHLRALEVKQSECMRKAGEAANASERAEATQRLLEAVQTQLEEKEKARVAVERELEALREAVVEKENALAAASTKNEELAQVTAELAAQEEHAAALRRELEAQAQQFAASEATLQAALSEAEKKSLACEARMREELQNHVAAASRIKAEEESRMQFVLEQEKKKVAAEEAEKLRKTFERLWDEESAKMLQAYEAVARQLAEAQRAMHAKGEELEEVKKREAEARRAALDATQEASEVQELREKLAARDAELSELRSANKEQTEELATVRANQTRLAEEAARQREALEKQRDTLEKEREVLRGQVEDAKDRERERARQTEEQESCLRRALAEREDEARQKTLRLQVLEEELETEKHRNASAEKRRGEEIRQLQSAVHELKEREKEEKKRVETETAEFSGRLRAAEEEAERRQRRTEELLAELDEARRVPPTVEGVKKQAQLIAKQNEELRMRTATLSTTSDFLSRRLQFFEDALDSLGPSGRAIVLEADRCVQPPEPVDAEAIPDEVLASAASPLNEQTRGRFLSSHAVTEFRNTTLNGSSPAAGGDALNICLPVEKLQMSPFPADGSQNVSDGTRMPPKPPAFMQAFLPASRSGAGASGGPLQGVGAGENGN, from the exons ATGTCGTCGg gACTGTGGCAGATCTTCAAACGGAAGGGCAAGGACGGCggcgaggcggagacgaaggccaCGAAGGCCCAC ATGGGTGAGGAAAATAAAATGTACTACAACGAAAAACTGAAACGATGGGTCgtcagaggagaagagcacCTGGTCGAGCAAGAGCAACTGCCGCCTCCCCCCCCCACAGCAGCTGCTCTGCAGAAGCCCGGAAACTCAGACGCAGGCGCGGCGCTTCCCTCCGCGGGACCTCGCAGCTTCGCTAG GGGTCGAACCGCGAGGAGTCTGTACACGGCAACTCCCGGTTTGAGTGTGCGGCCGGCAGCGACGTCAacagcagcttctctgcCGAAGCCGGCCTTCGTTCTGCCGCCGTTCGCAGCATCGAGACTCGCTGTTTGTCCTCCTTCGCTTAGCCAGGAAGCCCaggcttcctctctgccgcctgGCACTTCAGAGGAGGACAGGGCAAACGCCCCGCCAGGATCCAGAGACAACGTCGGCGAACGGCTGGGCTTCGACGCAGCAGCGAAGGTCTGCGGAGATGCTGGCTCGACAGCAAAGACCGGTCAAGACAGCAGCCTGGGCGAGAGTGTCCTAAAGGGTGAGAATCTTTCGGAACAACAGACCCCGGATCCCTCACTCCcagtcttctcctcctctccagtGTCTGCGAGCGCTGGATTGTCTCAggcggcagctgcaggaGGCGCCCGGAGCAGGAACCACAGTGGCCTCGACTTCGAGGGAGGAGGATCTTCAGATGGAGTCCATCTTGGAGGATCGACTGTCTCGCGTGAGCCTCGATCTCCCTGTCTTTCTGAAAGGAAAAGGACTCAGCCTTCTTGTTGCGAAGGACAGAGTGACGGGCAAGGCATCCACGTCGAAGGAAGTGGATCTTCGCCGTGTGTGGCGCCGGAGACGTCGATTGCCTCTCCCTTCGGTCTCCCGGGAGACCCGgcgtccgtctctctttctccgcctctccctcAGTCTCTGTCGACGCCGGGACCTGCGCAGGCTCCTGCCGCGGCACTGAtgccgtcttctccccgtctGAATGCCGACGCGTTTCCTGCTGATGGTGATCTTTCCTTCCCGACCGCCTTCGTTGCCTCGCAGCCAGCTGACGGGGCTGGTCAGGCGTCttcgcgagaggagacgttctctctgcatgcgtctggaCGCCCGCGGGGCGGTCTGTCTGTCGCACTGGAGAGCAGCAGcggggacgaagaggagacgagcagCGTGACGCTGGACGACTCGAGCGAAGGGTCCCtgagctggagagacacctggCGTCCTGCTGAGGAGGCAGTGGGTTACACGCACCGAAGAGTCTCCGGTGGCGAGACAGCAGATGCAGCCTCTCCACAGTTCGCCAGACGAGAGCTCGTCAGAGATCGACAGCAGCGAACTCGCGGGGACGCAGCTCTCGAACGCCCGGACTGCAGCCGCGGCAGGCGAGCCGGGTCTCCAGAAGCCGCAGGCATCCTGCAGACTCCCGCGTACGCTGCAGCTTTAAAGGAGTGGATGGAGGAACCCAGTTGCCCGAGAGAAGTCGACCTTGGGCACACACCGGAAGGCGAACAGACTCAACCGGATGGCGAAGGACGCCCTGAAGAATCCCGAAGCGTCGACGCGGGACTCGCCGGCGCACGGTCCGAAGCGAAGGTGTCTGGACACCCTGGTGAGGTGTCTGGACACCCGAATGAGGAAATGTCGCAGTGGACGGAGGCGGCGATTCCGGAGACTGAATCGAACCGtatttcgtctcctcttcatgCGCCAGTTCCAGCCGAATTGGCTGGCGGCCAGGGGTCCCAGCAGGTTCCTCCACCCGAGCCTCTGTGCAGTCAGCCGGTCcagtgtctcgacaccccgGAAGTCATTGAGGAAGACCTCGTTCTCCAGGATCCTTGGAGCCCCGACCGCGTCGGGCCGCGTGAGGGGGGGAACGCGACGCGGGAGTCGGAGTTCCCCGAGGACTTCCGGGGCGTTTCTGAGCCTTTCAGCCCGTCTCCTGTCGAGGCAAGCTTGTCTGTGGCGGGTGCCGGTCTTTCTCAGATCGCaccgtctgcttcgtcgtgTGCATCCGTCGCTTCTTTGGCACCTTCAgctgcgtcgcctccctCGCATTTCTACTCCACCGAGCTCGGTACCGAGGCGTCCCCGAAGCCGACTTCCCTTGGAGAAGAACCGGCTTTCCAGGGAACGGCTTTTCACGACGACCGCGGAACGCGATTCGGAGAAAGTCCTGTCGCGCGCGCGCCTGCAGTCGCTCTGCCGGCCGTGTCGATCCTCGGTCGACTTGACGGCTTTCGCGACGAGCCAAGTCCACTGGGTACGCACCGCACGCAGATTTTCCATCTTGCAGACGCCGACGACGCGGGTGTGGGTGCGTCGAGCGTCCTTTCTCCAGGGGGTTTCGCTCTCGAGCCTCAGGACGAAGCCGGAGAGCAGAGCCGTCTTCGGGTGGAGGCGCAGGCCGCGCAGGGCGAGTTTGCGGGACAGTTGGGCTCCAGTCCTCCGGCGAACGCCCAGAGCAGCTggggagacgagaacggGGAGGCGAAACCGCCGGCGCTGGACGGCGTCGATTGGTTCTACCGCAGCGAcgcggcgggagagaagcacaTGCAGGAGCAGGCTCTCGCGCAGGCGCAGCGGGCGGCGTTTTCGAGCGATTTCGAGGTAGCTGAGAGTGCAAGTGTCTTCTGTGAAGATGCAGGGCTCCAGAGAGAGGGCGTCATCGCGGCGTTCTCGGCGTCTGTCGAAGAGCTCGAACGAACCAGTGGAACTGCGCtggagcagctgcaggagcAGCGGCGCTTGCGTCTCGAGCTGGAGCGTAAGAACACCCTGCTTCAGCgtcaactgcatgcagtcttgGTTCTGCTCTCCCGCTTTTCGCTCTCGGGACAAGACCGGAGACGCCTCCTCCACCTCCTGCAGCCCGCTGCGTCGCCCAAGAGCGAGCTCATGCATGCGACATTGAATCCCAGCCaacgcgaggagacgcgcgaggacCCAGAAGACGCTGGAGACCGGCACCTCGAGGGCGCCGTCGCCGCGTGGACGGAGGccaaaggcgagaaggcggtgAATTGCCTGGAATCCGAGGTGGCGGCGCTCGCAGGCTGGTCGAacgggagaggcgaggacagagacTGGATGGTCACAAAGGACGTTTTAGACGAGGAGGGGAGACACCAAGCGGGGCGGTGCCTCTCGCAGCACACCATCGATGCAGCTCAGCTTTcgggagatgaagaagacgcagattTCGACGCAGACCTCGTCGAGGCCGACGAGGTCAGGGAAGCGTTCAACACG TTGACGCAGCTGCTCGCGAGCCAGTTGGAGATGCAAAGCGCGAGTCGCGCGGAGTTGGAGGTTTGCCAAGCCGAGGCCGAGGGGTATCTTCTTTTGGtcgaagagcagcagaagcaggtgatagagcctctctgtcgccgcgTCGCCGAGCTGCAGCGAGAgcacgcagaagagaagagacagacgacgcagcTCAGGCAGGCACAGGAAGAGCTGCTGCGTCGGTACGAAGGCGCCGCTGTCGCAACGGAGGACCTCTGCATGGAGGTCGCTCGGTCGCGGGCAGAATTGGCCACAAAAGCCTCCCTGGTCGCGCGTCTCGAGGCGGAAGTTcaggagcagcagacgaGGGTGCGCGACTTCAGAGACGCGCtggacgcgaaagagagggagtTGGAGAACGCGGCGGGGGCTTTGCGCGGACTGCATGTGCAGCTGGACAGTGAGCGAAACCAAAGGATGCAGAGtgaggaggagcagaggcggcgcgaGAGGGAAGCTGCAGAGCACCACGAGGCCGTGACGAAGGCCCTTGCCCGCGAGAAGGACTCAGAGGCGTTGAGCAGgcagcaggagacgcaggagctCCGTGCAGAGATAGAGAAGGTGCAGGCGAGGTTGGAGCGCGTCCATGGAGAGCTCGAGGGCGCGAGAGAGTCTCTCCGAAgcgcgcgagaggaagcggagcATCACGctgcggagaaggcgagtctgaaggagaaggaaatgcaCCTTCAGGAGGAATGGAACCGGCATGTTACGAGTCTCACCGACGAGCTGGAGGCGGTTCGcgcgatgcatgcgtcggagaaggcgcagctCAGTGAGGCCCACCACGCGACGGAGCATGCGTTTGCGACTTTCCGACAAGATGCGGCcagacgcgaggaagaaagagaacaagaaatTCAACAGCTGAGGGACGCGATGAAAAAGGTCGAGGAAGACCAGCGAGGGTCTCTCCAACCAGAGAAGGCCAAGCAACTCGAGCTCGAA ctcgaCGCAGCGcgggcggagacagacagtcTGCGCAGAGAGGCCCTCGAACTCCGTGACGCAGCCGAGTGcctccgcatgcagttggAGACGGCGCGCGCGGACCAGCAACAGGCGGCAG CTGCATTTGAAGACCGTCTGCGTAGAGCggtcgacgaggagaaagaggcctACTTCGCTGAACGTCGTCGAGTGgaggcgacgcatgcagaggcctTGACGAGCCTGCGGGCAGAGCTCAGTCGCGAACAAGCAGACAGAGCTGCCCACGAGAAGCTGGCGGAAGAGCTGAAGGCATGTAAGTGCGCTCTCGCACGAgaacgtggagagaaggaagaagcggcgcgAGCTTGGCAAGAAGAGTTGACTctggcgacgaggagacaggaggagcaggaggaagagatgaagaacaAGCAAGCGGAGATCGATGTGTTGAACGCGATGCAAGACGAGCTTCAGGAGCAGCTCGAAGAGCTGCGGAGTCGGTGTTCTCAGCTGAgtgcgaaggaagaggaggcgccTCGCGGGAGGGACGACGAGATGGCCTACATGCAACGCCAGCTagcggagacagtggaggagaaaggtCGCCTGGCCAGCGAGTTGGCGACGGTGCGCGAGGTCTACGCACAGCAGagcgaggagcagaagaagcagctggaAGACCTggctttgtctctgcaggcaagcgagagagaggtcgCCGACCTTCAGAGGAGGCTGGAGGCAGTCACTCTGGACgtcgagagacagcagcaggaggcgaaggccgaGCACCTGCGTGCCCTGGAAGTGAAGCAGTCCGAGTGCATGCGGAAGGCCGGAGAAGCCGCGAACGCCTCCGAGAGAgcggaggcgacgcagcgcCTCCTCGAGGCTGTTCAGACACAActtgaggaaaaagagaaggctCGAGTCGCAGTGGAGCGTGAGCTCGAAGCCCTGCGGGAGGCGGtggtcgagaaagagaacgcgtTGGCGGCGGCCTCcacgaagaacgaagaactCGCACAAGTCACAGCTGAGCTTGCTGCGCAGGAAGAACATGCTGCGGCTCTCCGCAGAGAGCTCGAGGCCCAGGCGCAGCAGTTTGCCGCGAGTGAAGCAACGCTGCAGGCAGCTCTCagtgaggcagagaagaagagtcttgCATGCGAGGCGCGCATGCgagaagagctgcagaaccacgtcgccgccgcctcgcggatcaaagcggaagaagagagccgcatgcagttcgttctcgagcaggagaagaagaaggtcgctgcggaggaggcggagaagctCAGGAAAACGTTTGAGCGACTCTGGGATGAGGAAAGCGCAAAGATGCTCCAGGCGTACGAAGCGGTCGCGCGGCAACTTGCGGAAGCCCAGCGtgcgatgcatgcaaagggcGAGGAGCtcgaagaagtgaagaagagggaagccGAGGCGAGACGCGCCGCGCTCGACGCCACCCAAGAAGCTTCAGAAGTCCAGGAActgagagagaaactcgcggcgagagatgcagag CTTTCTGAACTCCGATCAGCTAACAAGGAACAGACTGAGGAGCTGGCGACCGTGAGAGCAAATCAGACGCGTCTCGCGGAGGAGGCGGCAAGGCAACGAGAGGCtctcgagaagcagcgagacactctggagaaggagagggaggtaCTGCGAGGTCAAGTGGAAGACGCCAAAGACCGCGAAAGAGAACGGGCGAGGCAGACGGAGGAGCAAGAATCGTGCTTGAGAAGAGCTCTTgcggagcgagaagacgaggcgcgACAGAAGACCTTGCGCCTGCAAGTTCTGgaggaggaactggagacggagaagcacagAAATGCGtcggcagagaaaagacgaggagaagaaatccggcagctgcagagcgCAGTCCACGAACTGAAG gagagagaaaaggaggagaagaagcgagtggAGACCGAGACTGCAGAATTTTCAGGAAGGCTgcgagcagcagaagaagaagctgaacgCAGGCAAAGGCGCACCGAGGAATTGCTTGCA GAGCTGGACGAGGCCCGCCGAGTCCCCCCCACTGTCGAGGGCGTCAAGAAACAGGCGCAGCTCATCGCAAAACAAAACGAGGAACTTCGAATG CGTACAGCCACCTTGTCGACAACAAGtgactttctctctcgccgtctgcaGTTCTTCGAGGATGCTCTG gaCAGTCTAGGTCCCTCCGGAAGGGCCATTGTGTTGGAGGCAGATCGCTGTGTACAGCCTCCGGAGCCAGTGGATGCTGAGGCGATTCCAGACGAagttctcgcctctgcggctTCGCCTCTGAACGAGCAGACACGCGGAagatttctctcttctcacgCCGTGACTGAGTTCAGAAACACAACTCTGAATGGATCGTCTCCGGCAGCTGGAGGTGACGCCTTGAACATCTGTCTTCCAGTTGAGAAGCTGCAGATGTCTCCGTTTCCAGCTGACGGCTCCCAAAACGTTTCTGATGGAACTCGAATGCCACCGAAACCTCCCGCTTTCATGCAGGCCTTTCTCCCTGCCTCTCGCAGTGGCGCCGGCGCGTCGGGAGGGCCTTTGCAGGGTGTGGGGGCGGGGGAAAATGGAAATTAA
- a CDS encoding zinc finger (CCCH type) motif-containing protein (encoded by transcript TGME49_213400) yields MRPPGSGCLSSSPVASSASPGSHPSSRGSPAFQLGVSRSSSSSLSCPPVSPSADQLRAQVAALAKALHEDRRRRAAAGQSPRASPRPCVSFPVFYRVSQSPLSPPSSSASSPPARTVSRDTAQARGSSASISASATRGGAEGRETPQTQPRSSPRSPPGRSVSSGPAGGGSSGALEPKTPVEPNVELLSARSGESERLRVLKEQVAHMQLLVAKKKEQEKRAKERWETRKRQRALWRQNIPWNRLVNTPVEPASGRDEEYSAARQVVSEPHLPTSFQKKRIPFADWAAAKASAIRKEYGFRSVADGDSLDADGSLLSGETADSRSALPERRAPWTTAADSGCPVLDSGNSIAPKFRNRSLTFCKFYNRFGYCRNGEACRFYHDRIREAHVAEPEHVVEESSAVCPLYLKGLCESTDCPLAHEAPVTPICARFLQGLCIQDACVYRHEFGAPQTAVAVVEGDAVVDPDEDALSEFVGSSS; encoded by the exons ATGAGGCCTCCCGGGTCGGGCTGTCTCTCATCCTCGCCGGTCGCCTCTTCCGCGTCGCCAGGATCCCATCCGTCCAGCAGAGGTTCTCCTGCTTTTCAGCTGGGTGTatcgcgttcctcttcttcgtctctttcctgtcctccggtctctccgtctgctgaTCAGCTTCGAGCGCAAGTCGCGGCTCTCGCGAAGGCTCTTCACGAGGACCGGCGTCGCCGAGCTGCTGCCGGACAGTCCCCGCGGGCCTCTCCTCGcccctgcgtttccttccccgtcttctaCCGAGTTTCGCAGTCTCCTCTCAGTCCACcatcctcttctgcctcgtctcctccggcTCGCACTGTCAGCCGAGACACGGCTCAAGCGCGCGGTTCTTCCGCGTCGATCTCTGCCTCGGCGACTCGAGGCGGAGCCGAGGGCCGCGAAACCCCACAGACTCAACCGAGGTCCTCGCCCCGCTCGCCGCCGGGccgcagtgtctcctcggggCCCGCGGGCGGCGGTTCCAGCGGGGCTCTGGAGCCCAAGACGCCCGTGGAGCCCAACGTGGAGCTGCTCTCGGCGCGGTCCGGCGAGTCGGAGAGGCTTCGAGTCTTGAAGGAGCAGGTCGCCCACATGCAGTTGCTggtggcgaagaagaaggagcaggaaAAACGTGCGAAAGAGAGGTGGGAAACccggaagagacaaagggcTCTTTGGAGACAGAACATCCCGTGGAACAGACTCGTCAACACTCCGGTTGAGCCGGCTTCAGGCCGAGACGAGGAATACTCAGCGGCCAGACAGGTTGTGTCTGAACCACACCTTCCAACGAGTTTCCAAAAAAAGCGAATCCCCTTTGCGGACTGGGCTGCAGCGAAAGCAAGCGCAA TCCGGAAAGAGTACGGTTTTCGTTCTGTGGCGGATGGAGACAGCTTAGACGCCGATGGATCTCTCCTTTCGGGGGAGACAGCAGATTCGCGTTCCGCTTTGCCGGAGCGCCGGGCGCCCTGGACAACGGCTGCAGACAGCGGCTGTCCTGTGCTGGACTCCGGCAACTCTATCGCTCCGAAATTCCGTAACAGATCGCTCACGTTCTGCAAGTTCTACAATCGTTTTG GCTATTGCAGAAATGGAGAGGCATGTCGATTTTACCACGACAGAATTCGCGAGGCGCATGTCGCAGAACCTGAGCATGTTGTTGAAGAGTCGTCCGCTGTGTGTCCGCTTTACCTCAAAG GTCTTTGCGAGTCGACCGACTGTCCATTAGCTCACGAGGCTCCCGTCACGCCAATTTgtgctcgttttctccagg GCCTTTGCATCCAAGACGCGTGCGTGTATCGCCACGAATTTGGAGCCCCACAAACTGCTGTCGCGGTCgtggaaggagacgcggTAGTCGATCCGGACGAGGATGCACTTTCCGAGTTCGTCGGCTCGAGTAGTTGA
- a CDS encoding small nuclear ribonucleoprotein f (snrnp-f), putative (encoded by transcript TGME49_213410), with product MATVTPVNPKPFLTSLTGRQVMVKLKWGIEYKGYLKSFDEYMNLQLQNTEEWVDGSFKGHLGEVLLRCNNVLYLRQVKGEDEEDEEA from the exons ATGGCGACG GTGACTCCAGTTAATCCTAAACCGTTCCTGACGTCTTTGACAGGGCGGCAAGTCATGGTCAAGCTGAAGTGGGGAATCGAGTACAAAG GCTACCTCAAGTCCTTCGACGAGTACATGAACTTGCAGCTGCAAAACACCGAAGAGTGGGTCGACGGCAGCTTCAAGGGTCACTTGGGAGAAGTCCTTCTCCGATGCAACAATGTTCTCTACCTCCGCCAAGTgaagggagaagatgaagaagacgaagaagcctgA
- a CDS encoding hypothetical protein (encoded by transcript TGME49_213415) has protein sequence MAQGTLVNRIFEGARRLNSSAPCCLVGGSDQATAHTEDGVFGEGERKSGWKEVREVSRLSRGFIGAVAAAPWVFRRVSEEENKMLCSRKASFSERPRSGFLVTAFNAVSSKAGRESSSAR, from the exons ATGGCGCAGGGTACCTTGGTAAACAGAATTTTCGAAGGCGCCAGAAGGTTGAACTCATCTGCACCATGCTGTCTAGTGGGGGGAAGCGATCAGGCGACAGCACATACAGAAGACGGGGTGTTTggggagggagaaagaaaaagtggaTGGAAGGAAGTCCGCGAAGTGTCGCGCTTATCCCGCGGTTTTATCGGAGCCGTTGCAGCAGCCCCATGGGTTTTCCGACGTGTcagtgaggaagaaaacaagatgTTGTGCTCTAGAAAAGCGTCGTTTTCCGAACGACCGCGATCCGGTTTCCTTGTCACGGCCTTCAATGCAG TTTCCTCCAAAGCTGGGAGAGAATCGTCAAGCGCCAGGTAA